The following coding sequences are from one Diabrotica virgifera virgifera chromosome 2, PGI_DIABVI_V3a window:
- the LOC114336289 gene encoding potassium/sodium hyperpolarization-activated cyclic nucleotide-gated channel 2-like, producing the protein MSRSHNEKHFCILSKRKKHYTKPLHPAAGILAKLYVKYKHLIILDLNSTMAKEHYTHASVMRAELRRHANGPYNYIIHPFSKLNAVLERLFFLLLLHRTVFVVYAKLKSPNIFISCLVRDAFHVFIMLCFFFTGYTDKKTREVCTEHCSVIKHYLTTYFIVDLYLAIEEYIKILRYELVTLFVMCVSLLSYIIRFRSINYILHNTLVALKINKTFCFILSQTAILAFILHILTSLAYWVPTHWYNHFQNYPNDSWISQRNISFKKYDVFTYIDSYSLVVAYFTGTNCFDVVTQPIEQLIFVIYTFTGRLYILVIIAKVLIFFGYSDVSESQYENLYYQLSNYIRAMKVPAQIKKTLFERLDYTYQKKYFNEQEILSTFTEQIKSELFLFGGRNLIAKNPLLNSLDKFQLSKLFINMKSHLFSPEEIILDFDDIQPYVFFVSTGSIAGYTLEGIQWTHLGDGEVFGCIRLHPSAQRLYNPLYLSLETTEVYYIHYKELRWALQNKIQDAFKYFEIVRKERLKKYTKCRGFKGKMETTLNQLRKGEILEKQRLRHGPMIV; encoded by the coding sequence ATGTCTCGATCTCATAACGAAAAACATTTCTGCATTCTctcaaaaagaaaaaaacattaCACAAAACCTTTACACCCAGCAGCTGGAATACTAGCAAAACTCTACGTAAAGTACAAACATCTTATAATCTTGGATTTGAACAGCACGATGGCCAAGGAACACTATACACATGCTTCCGTGATGAGAGCTGAACTGAGAAGACATGCCAATGGTCCATACAACTATATTATACATCCTTTTAGCAAACTGAATGCGGTTTTAGAAAGACTTTTCTTTTTACTGCTCCTTCATCGTACCGTATTTGTGGTGTATGCCAAGCTAAAATCTCCCAACATATTTATATCTTGTTTGGTAAGAGATGCTTTTCATGTTTTTATTATGCTGTGTTTTTTCTTCACGGGATATACCGACAAAAAAACTAGAGAGGTATGTACTGAACATTGTAGTGTTATCAAACATTATTTAACAACGTATTTCATTGTAGATTTGTATTTAGCTATCGAAGAATACATTAAGATTCTAAGATATGAATTAGTTACTTTATTTGTTATGTGTGTGAGTTTGCTGTCTTATATCATCAGATTTAGGAGCATCAATTATATTCTTCATAATACTTTGGTAGCCTTGAAAATTAACAAAACATTCTGCTTTATTTTGTCCCAAACGGCAATCTTGGCCTTTATTCTGCATATTTTGACAAGCTTGGCATACTGGGTACCCACGCATTGGTACAATCACTTCCAAAATTATCCTAATGATTCTTGGATTAGCCAAAGAAACATCAGCTTTAAAAAATACGATGTATTTACTTATATCGACAGCTATTCGCTAGTTGTTGCTTACTTCACGGGAACTAATTGTTTTGATGTAGTTACTCAACCCATAGAACAACTGATTTTTGTTATATACACTTTTACTGGAAGATTGtatattttggttattattgcaaAAGTGTTAATCTTCTTCGGATATTCTGACGTATCCGAAAGTCAGTATGAAAATTTGTACTACCAACTGTCCAACTATATAAGAGCCATGAAAGTACCAGCACAGATCAAAAAGACTTTATTCGAAAGGCTTGATTATACCTATCAGAAGAAATATTTCAACGAACAAGAAATTTTAAGTACGTTTACTGAACAGATCAAATCTGAATTATTTCTTTTTGGAGGTAGAAACTTAATAGCCAAAAATCCGTTATTAAACAGTCTGGATAAATTCCAATTATCAAAACTGTTTATTAATATGAAATCACACTTATTTTCACCCGAAGAGATTATTCTGGATTTCGATGACATCCAGCCATACGTTTtctttgtttctactgggtcgATCGCAGGCTACACTCTAGAAGGCATCCAGTGGACTCATTTAGGCGATGGAGAGGTTTTCGGATGCATCAGATTACATCCATCGGCACAGCGACTATATAATCCACTGTATTTATCTTTGGAAACAACAGAAGTTTATTATATCCATTACAAAGAACTTCGATGGGCACTACAGAATAAAATACAAGATGCTTTTAAATATTTTGAGATTGTCAGAAAAGAGAGGCTTAAAAAGTATACGAAATGTAGAGGTTTTAAAGGCAAAATGGAAACGACTTTGAACCAACTAAGGAAAGGAGAGATATTGGAAAAGCAGAGGTTAAGACATGGACCCATGATCGTTTAA